The following proteins are encoded in a genomic region of Pyrus communis chromosome 11, drPyrComm1.1, whole genome shotgun sequence:
- the LOC137708273 gene encoding ylmG homolog protein 1-2, chloroplastic-like: protein MASVMASQAIFFPTSTPIKPKAKFKPFFSPTPILRFNPKSYTNPIPKLSLRPLCATLTTNPQTLFPQNPSQPPSPLTHLPTRTLTTLFALTLAAVRSLSILLVRFGSQFGPSIGSAAGPLFFAALRDRPSGYLNTPLTVVAAGLSKWLDIYSGVLMVRVLLSWFPNIPWDRQPLSAIRDLCDPYLNLFRNIIPPIFDTLDVSPLLAFAVLGTLGSILNNSRGTY, encoded by the coding sequence ATGGCATCAGTCATGGCGTCTCAAGCTATCTTCTTCCCCACCTCAACCCCCATCAAACCAAAAGCTAAATTCAAACCCTTCTTCTCTCCCACTCCCATTCTCAGATTCAATCCCAAATCCTACACCAACCCAATCCCCAAACTCTCCCTCAGACCCCTCTGCGCCACTCTCACCACAAACCCCCAAACCCTATTCCCCCAAAACCCATCTCAGCCCCCATCGCCCCTAACCCACCTCCCAACTCGCACCCTCACCACCCTCTTCGCCCTAACCCTAGCCGCCGTCCGCAGCCTCTCAATTTTGCTCGTCAGGTTTGGCTCCCAATTCGGACCCTCCATCGGATCCGCCGCCGGGCCCCTCTTCTTTGCGGCGCTCAGGGACCGCCCGAGCGGTTATTTGAATACCCCTTTGACGGTGGTCGCTGCCGGACTCTCCAAATGGCTCGATATCTACAGTGGGGTTTTGATGGTTAGGGTTTTGCTCAGCTGGTTCCCTAATATTCCTTGGGACCGTCAACCACTTTCGGCTATTCGGGACCTCTGCGATCCTTATTTGAACCTCTTCCGCAATATAATTCCGCCAATTTTCGATACCTTGGACGTTAGTCCTCTCTTGGCTTTCGCAGTTTTGGGCACGCTCGGGTCGATTCTCAATAACAGTAGAGGAACTTACTGA
- the LOC137709040 gene encoding uncharacterized protein: MRGRVLRKAETVAVVVRAKKLVPTKRTIATERTVPAKLPQREAELEDDAPRPSKRVKKLAKKGDREIHVVPSDTIGTTAHAGSPSFPAASASTNPIPPAVSLPETTVDPAVVSAPAPELVVAPTVGETAAPVEAPSIQRPTPSSRNEIFSQDVESENDEVPLEVSPRLANFLSVHSPSVVEATAQPRLPTADRGKRPMADPEATTETPIHPQDEDLPIPPQEVSSAFPSWEVELDALLQSTTGEASSSAAPAEPAGTMPEAQAFVKVHEVLSLYASQALRCKGLDSVGECLNDLASGGYLSTENISFLTDLLERTRQHFNIFERALQAEDDLKAAKVAQEAGRAEMEAIKAKKAKLTEFDRQISDLQRQISDLQR, from the exons ATGA GGGGTCGCGTGTTGAGAAAGGCGGAAACGGTCGCCGTGGTGGTGAGGGCGAAAAAATTGGTTCCCACGAAGAGGACCATCGCCACCGAGCGGACAGTCCCCGCAAAACTCCCTCAACGAGAAGCCGAGCTGGAGGATGACGCTCCTCGTCCTTCcaaacgcgtcaagaaattggcgaagaaagGCGACCGGGAGATTCATGTTGTTCCTAGTGACACCATAGGGACAACTGCTCATGCCGGCTCTCCTTCTTTCCCGGCTGCCTCAGCTTCAACAAACCCGATTCCTCCAGCCGTCTCTCTGCCTGAGACCACGGTCGATCCAGCCGTCGTATCAGCTCCAGCTCCGGAGCTGGTCGTGGCGCCTACTGTGGGGGAGACGGCTGCACCTGTCGAGGCACCCTCCATTCAGCGACCAACG CCTTCTAGTCGTAACGAAATTTTTTCTCAAGACGTCGAGAGCGAGAATGATGAGGTCCCGCTGGAGGTCAGCCCTCGACTAGCTAACTTTCTTTCCGTCCATTCTCCTTCAGTGGTCGAGGCGACCGCTCAACCGCGTCTCCCTACGGCGGATCGCGGAAAGAGGCCCATGGCCGATCCTGAGGCAACGACCGAAACGCCGATCCATCCGCAGGATGAAGACCTCCCCATTCCTCCGCAagaagtctcttcggccttt ccatcgtgggaagtggagctcgacgctcttcttcagagcacgacTGGTGAGGCCAGCTCCTCTGCTGCTCCTGCCGAACCAGCGGGAACCATGCCCGAGGCCCAAGCCTTCGTGAAGGTGCACGAAGTCCTCTCTCTTTATGCCTCACAAGCTCTCCGATGCAAGGGTCTTGACTCCGTTGGGGAGTGTCTTAATGACCTCGCCAGCGGCGGTTACCTGAGCACGGAGAATATCTCCTTCCTCACCGACCTTttggagcggactcggcaacacttcaATATTTTTGAACGAGCACTACAGGCCGAGGACGACTTGAAGGCGGCCAAGGTCGCGCAAGAGGCTGGCCGAGCTGAGATGGAGGCAATAAAAGCCaagaaagcaaagctgaccgagtttgatcgccagatctctgacctccagcgtcaaatttctgaccttcaacggtAA